The genomic interval CGAGCGCGTCGCCCATGGTGAAGCGGCCCGCGTTGCGCAGGGGTTCGGCCAGCAGGAACATCAGCAGCATCAGCGACAGGACCGTGCTCAGCGCGAGGACGATGCCGTCGTAGCCGCACAGGGCGATGACCCCGCCCGTGCCGAGCACGGTCGCGGCGGAGATGTAGTCGCCCGCGATGGCGAGGCCGTTGCGCAGGGCGGACAGGGAGCTGTAGCCGGTGTAGAACTCGTCGAGGTCGTCGCCGTCCGGGCCGGTCATCACGCACAGCAGGAGGGTGACGGTGGCGACGGCGGAGAACGCCACCAGGCTCATCGCCTGCGCGGAGTCGCTGAAGCCGGTCATCGGGCCGCCGCCTCTCGCCTGGCGTCCACCTCGGACTGCTTGCGGATGCGGTCCGCGAGCGGGTCGACGTAGCGGCGCGCGGTGTGCTCGTACACGGCGATCGCCAGCCAGGTGACGGGCAGTTGGAGCAGGGCGAGGACCAGTCCGGTGGGCAGTCCGTCGGTGAGGCTGCTCGCCATGAAGGAGGGCGCGCACGCGGACAGCACGAGGAAGAACGTGAAGTAGCCGAGCGCGGTGAGCGTGGCGGTGCGCCGCTGCCAGCGGTAGGCGCTGCGCAGGATCCGCAGGTCGCTGTGGTGGCCGAGCGGGGAGCGGTGGCGCGAGGGGTGCGGGGCCGGTGCGGGCGGTGGGGCGGGGGGCTGCCAGGGGTAGGTGGGGTACGGCTGTGACGGGTCGCGGGACATCCCGTGCTCCTTGCGTGGCTCGGGCCCGGCGCGGCGGACCGCAGGGAGTTCTGGGGGGTGGAGGGGGAGCGGAGCCCCGCACGTTACTCGGCGGTTCGTAGTTGCACAGCCCTTTCGACAAACTGATCGGTCGGTATGCGCTTACTTCGCTGACCTGCGGTGTTACCCCGGTTAACTCAGACTTTTGGGCCTGGCGCAGTGTGCTCGGCCCCTTACGCGGGGTGCTGGAAGGTGCCGGGCGGACGGTCCGGTCACTGCTCCTCGAGGACCGGGAAGCGCCGCGGCGCCAGCACCAGCAGCACCGCGAACGCCAGGGCCGCCGCGCATCCCGCGCCCACGTACACCGCGTGCACCGCGTCCGCGATGGCCGCGCGGGTCGCCTCCGGGGCCGCGCCGGCGTCCAACGCGCGCGTGACGGAGTCCAGATCGCTCGCGCCGCCCAGGCGGCTCGCCAGCACCCCGTTCGCGACCGCGCCGAAGACCGCCGCGCCCACCGTCTGGCCGGTCTGGCGGCAGAACAGGACGGAGGCCGTCGTCGTGCCGCGTTCCGCCCAGCCGACCGTCGACTGGACCCCGACGATCAGGGGGAGTTGGAACAGGCCCAGCGCACCGCCCAGGAGCAGCATCAGCAGGGTGGGCTGCCAGGCCGCCCCCGGGTAGGGGAGGAGGGGGAAGGCGAACAGGATCAGGGCCGCCGTACCGATGCCCAGCATCGCCGTGTTGCGGAAGCCGATGCGCCGGTACACGTGCTGGCTCAGCGCCGCCGACACCGGCCAGCTCAACGTCCATACGGACAGCACGAATCCGGCGGCGACCGGGGCGAGGCCGAGCACCGACTGGGCGTACGTCGGCAGGAAGACCGTAGGGGCGACCATCAGGAGTCCCAGCGCGCCGAGGGCCAGGTTCACCGCGGCGATCGTGCGGCGGCGCCACACCCAGCCGGGGATGATCGGCTCGGCCGCCCGGCGTTCGATCAGGACCACGGCGGCCACCAGGGCGAGTCCGGTGCCGAACAGGCCCAGTGACGGCCACGACAGCCACGCCCACGCCACCCCGCCCTGCACGAGCGCCGTCAGCAGCACGCCTCCGCACGCGAACACCGCGAGCGCGCCCGCCCAGTCGACACGCGCGCGCGTGGCCGTCGTGTCGCGAGAGGCGCGCTGCGGCTCGTGCAAGTGACGGGCGATCAGCCACAGCGCCACCGCGCCGATCGGCAGGTTGACCAGGAAGATCCACCGCCAGTCCGCGTACGCCGCGAGCACCCCGCCGATCCCCGGGCCCGCGACCGCCGCCACCGCCCACACCGTGGACAGCTTGGCCTGGATCTTCGGGCGTTCCTCCAGCGGGTACAGGTCGGCGGCGAGCGTCTGGACCGTGCCCTGCAGGGCCCCGCCGCCGAGCCCCTGGACGATCCGGAACGCGATCAGCGCCCCCATGTTCCACGCCATCGCGCACAGCAGCGAGCCGAGCAGGAACACCGCCGAGCCCGCGATCAGCACCGGTTTGCGCCCGAAGGTGTCGGACAGCTTGCCGTACACCGGCAGGGTCACCGTCACGGCCAGCAGATAGCCGGAGAACAACCAGGAGAAGACGGAGAAGCCGCCCAGGTCGCCGACGATCTGCGGGACCGCCGTGGAGACGATGGTGGCGTCCAGGGCCGCCAGGGCCATCGCCAGCATGAGGGCCGCCACGACAGCCCCGCGCCGGTTCGTGGAGACGTGCCGCGCGGGCTCCCGTATCGCCGGCTTCGTGTCGTCCACGCGGATTCCTTCCCCCTGCATCTATCTTCCGGCGACCACTCTCCCACTTGCCCCTCACGTGGCGGCAGGGTGCAGGGTCGGTGGGGCGGAGGGTGGAGCCGACCCCTAGATCGTCTCCACCTGTCGGTGGACTGCCCCTAGGGGTACCTCCGTACCAGGGCTGGGGGAGGGTTCGTACCGCCGGAGGAGGAGAAGGGCCAAGGGCCTTCCTTAACCTGGCTTTACGCCGCTGGGGAGCGGTGGGGGAGGGACGACCGGATCGACGGGGGTGGGGTTTTCCCCCGTAGAAGAGGGTGCTGAGCACCAGCGCGCCGGACGTCCCGCGGCACCAGACTGAACGTCGTACCCAGGCAACGAACCGATCGCCACTGCTGATCGGACTGTTCATTCACTAACCGATATAGGAGACATACCGTGACATCGGCTGTAACCATCACCAGGCACGGGGGCACTGGCGGGCGTACGGCCGTTGCCGCGCGGGCGCGGCAGGTCGTCAAGGCGTACGGGTCCGGGGAGACCCGGGTCGTCGCCCTCGACCATGTGGACGTGGACATCGCTCGCGGGCAGTTCACCGCGATCATGGGTCCCTCGGGGTCCGGCAAGTCCACCCTCATGCACTGCCTCGCCGGACTCGACACCGTGACGAGCGGTCAGATCTACCTCGACGACACCGAGATCACCGGCCTGAAGGACAAGAAGCTCACGCAGCTGCGCCGGGACCGGATCGGGTTCATCTTCCAGGCCTTCAACCTGCTTCCGACGCTCAACGCGCTCGAGAACATCACGCTGCCCATGGACATCGCCGGACGCAAGCCGGACAAGCAGTGGCTCGCGCGGGTCGTCGACACCGTGGGGCTCTCGGACCGGCTCAAGCACCGGCCCACCCAGCTCTCCGGCGGACAGCAGCAGCGGGTCGCCGTGGCCCGGGCCCTGGCCGCGCGTCCCGAGATCATCTTCGGTGACGAGCCGACCGGAAACCTCGACTCGCGCGCGGGCGCCGAGGTACTGGGCTTCCTGCGCCGCTCCGTCGACGAGCTCGGGCAGACCATCGTCATGGTCACGCACGACCCGGTGGCCGCCTCGTACGCGGACCGCGTGCTGTACCTCGCCGACGGCCGGATCGTCGACGAGATGCACAAGCCGACCGCGGAGGCCGTCCTGGACCGCATGAAGGACTTCGACGCCCGGGGGCGCACGTCATGACCGTCATGAAGACCTCCATGCGCAACTTCTTCGCGCACAAGGGACGCATGGCCCTGTCGGCCGTCGCCGTCCTGCTGTCGGTCGCCTTCGTCTGCGGGACGCTGGTGTTCACGGACACCATGTCCACCACCTTCGACAAGCTCTTCGCGGCCACCTCCTCGGACGTGACGGTGAGCGCCAAGGGCGCCTCCGACAGCGGCGAGACCACCTCCGACAACGGCAGGCCGCCGGTCATGCCGGCCGCCGTGGTCGGCGAGGTACGCAAGGCGCAGGGCGTGAAGACGGCGGAGGGGACCGTCTTCTCGACCTCGGTGACCGTCGTGGACGCCGACAAGGACAGCCTCTCGCCGTCCGGCGGCGGCCCGACCATCGTCGGCAGCTGGAACGGCAACGACGCCCGCACCATGAAGGTGACCTCCGGTACGGCGCCGAAGAACTCCGGCCAGGTCATGGTCGACCAGGACACCGTCGACAAGCACCACCTGAAGCTCGGTGACGAGATCGGCGTGATCAGCGCGATCGGCACGCACACCGCGAAGATCTCCGGCGTCGCCGCCTTCCAGGTCACCAACCCCGGTGCCGCGATCTTCTACCTGGACACGAAGACGGCCCAGGAGACGCTGGTCGGCAGGACGGGCGTGTTCACGAACGTCAACGTCACGGCCGCCTCCGGGGTCACCGACGCCCAGCTCAAGAAGAACGTCGCGGCCGAGATCGGCGGCGGCTACAAGGTGCAGACGGCCAAGGAGACCGCCGACGCCAACCAGAAGGACGTCGAGGGCTTCATGAACGTCATGAAGTACGCGATGCTCGGCTTCGCCGGGATCGCCTTCCTCGTCGGCATCTTCCTGATCATCAACACCTTCTCGATGCTGGTCGCCCAGCGGACGAGGGAGATCGGGCTGATGCGGGCCGTCGGCTCCTCCCGCGGGCAGGTCAACCGGTCCGTGCTCGTCGAGGCGCTCCTCCTGGGCGTGTTCGGGTCGGTGCTGGGGGTCGGCGCGGGCGTCGGGCTCGCGGTCGGGCTGATGAAGCTCATGGGCTCCCTGGGCATCCACCTGTCGACCAGCGACCTGACCGTCGCCTGGACGACCCCCGTGGTCGGCCTGCTCCTCGGCGTGGTCGTCACCGTCCTCGCCGCCTGGCTGCCGGCCCGCCGCGCCGGCAAGGTCTCCCCGATGGCCGCCCTGCGCGACGCCGGCGCCCCGGCCGACGCCAAGGCGGGCCGCGTACGGGCCCTGCTGGGCACGGTGTTGACCGGCGCCGGCGCAGGCCTGCTCTACCTGGCCGCCACCGCCGACAAGGCCAAGGAGGGCTCCGCCTGGCTGGGCTTCGGCGTGGTGTTCTCCCTGATCGGCTTCGTCGTGATCGGCCCGCTCCTCGCGGGCGTCGTGGTGCGCGTCCTGGGCGCGCTCGTCCTCAGGATGTTCGGTCCGATCGGCCGCCTGGCCGAGCGCAACGCCCTGCGCAACCCGCGCCGTACCGGTGCCACGGGCGCCGCCCTGATGATCGGCCTCGCGCTGGTCGCCTGTCTGGCGGTCGTCGGCTCGTCCATGGTCGCCTCGGCGACGGACGAGCTCGACAAGACGGTCGGCACCGACTTCATCGTCCAGTCCGACAACGGGCAGTTGGTCACCCCGGCGGCGGTGAAAGCCATGAAGGACACGCCGGGCCTGGCGCACGTCACCGAGTACAAGATCGCGGAGGCCGACTACACGACCCCCGACGGCAAGACGCTCAAGGACACCGACGTCACGGCGGCCGACCCGACGTACGCGACCGACCTGCGGACCAAGACGGTGGCGGGCAAGCTCGCCGACGCCTACAAGCCCGACTCGATGTCCGTGCACGAGAAGTTCGCCAAGGCGCACGGCATCCACCTGGGCTCCAAGATCAAGGTGGCCTTCAAGGACGGTGCGACCGCGAACCTCACGGTCCGGGCGATCACCAGCAGCGACGTCGTCATCGACGCGGGCTCGAAGTACATCTCCATCGCCACGCTCGCCAAGTACGTGCCGGCCGACAAGATGCCGCTCGACCAGCTGGTCTTCGCCAACGCCAAGGACGGGCAGCAGGACGCCGCCTACAAGTCCCTGAAGTCGGCGATGCACGACTACCCGCAGTACACCGTGCGCGACCAGACCGACTACAAGGAGGCGTTCAAGGACCAGATCGGCCAGCTCCTGAACATGATCTACGGCCTGCTGGCCCTCGCGATCATCGTCGCGATCCTGGGTGTCGTGAACACCCTGGCGCTCTCGGTGGTCGAGCGGACCCG from Streptomyces sp. CC0208 carries:
- a CDS encoding DUF485 domain-containing protein, with the protein product MSRDPSQPYPTYPWQPPAPPPAPAPHPSRHRSPLGHHSDLRILRSAYRWQRRTATLTALGYFTFFLVLSACAPSFMASSLTDGLPTGLVLALLQLPVTWLAIAVYEHTARRYVDPLADRIRKQSEVDARREAAAR
- a CDS encoding MFS transporter — its product is MDDTKPAIREPARHVSTNRRGAVVAALMLAMALAALDATIVSTAVPQIVGDLGGFSVFSWLFSGYLLAVTVTLPVYGKLSDTFGRKPVLIAGSAVFLLGSLLCAMAWNMGALIAFRIVQGLGGGALQGTVQTLAADLYPLEERPKIQAKLSTVWAVAAVAGPGIGGVLAAYADWRWIFLVNLPIGAVALWLIARHLHEPQRASRDTTATRARVDWAGALAVFACGGVLLTALVQGGVAWAWLSWPSLGLFGTGLALVAAVVLIERRAAEPIIPGWVWRRRTIAAVNLALGALGLLMVAPTVFLPTYAQSVLGLAPVAAGFVLSVWTLSWPVSAALSQHVYRRIGFRNTAMLGIGTAALILFAFPLLPYPGAAWQPTLLMLLLGGALGLFQLPLIVGVQSTVGWAERGTTTASVLFCRQTGQTVGAAVFGAVANGVLASRLGGASDLDSVTRALDAGAAPEATRAAIADAVHAVYVGAGCAAALAFAVLLVLAPRRFPVLEEQ
- a CDS encoding ABC transporter ATP-binding protein, with the translated sequence MTSAVTITRHGGTGGRTAVAARARQVVKAYGSGETRVVALDHVDVDIARGQFTAIMGPSGSGKSTLMHCLAGLDTVTSGQIYLDDTEITGLKDKKLTQLRRDRIGFIFQAFNLLPTLNALENITLPMDIAGRKPDKQWLARVVDTVGLSDRLKHRPTQLSGGQQQRVAVARALAARPEIIFGDEPTGNLDSRAGAEVLGFLRRSVDELGQTIVMVTHDPVAASYADRVLYLADGRIVDEMHKPTAEAVLDRMKDFDARGRTS
- a CDS encoding ABC transporter permease, producing the protein MTVMKTSMRNFFAHKGRMALSAVAVLLSVAFVCGTLVFTDTMSTTFDKLFAATSSDVTVSAKGASDSGETTSDNGRPPVMPAAVVGEVRKAQGVKTAEGTVFSTSVTVVDADKDSLSPSGGGPTIVGSWNGNDARTMKVTSGTAPKNSGQVMVDQDTVDKHHLKLGDEIGVISAIGTHTAKISGVAAFQVTNPGAAIFYLDTKTAQETLVGRTGVFTNVNVTAASGVTDAQLKKNVAAEIGGGYKVQTAKETADANQKDVEGFMNVMKYAMLGFAGIAFLVGIFLIINTFSMLVAQRTREIGLMRAVGSSRGQVNRSVLVEALLLGVFGSVLGVGAGVGLAVGLMKLMGSLGIHLSTSDLTVAWTTPVVGLLLGVVVTVLAAWLPARRAGKVSPMAALRDAGAPADAKAGRVRALLGTVLTGAGAGLLYLAATADKAKEGSAWLGFGVVFSLIGFVVIGPLLAGVVVRVLGALVLRMFGPIGRLAERNALRNPRRTGATGAALMIGLALVACLAVVGSSMVASATDELDKTVGTDFIVQSDNGQLVTPAAVKAMKDTPGLAHVTEYKIAEADYTTPDGKTLKDTDVTAADPTYATDLRTKTVAGKLADAYKPDSMSVHEKFAKAHGIHLGSKIKVAFKDGATANLTVRAITSSDVVIDAGSKYISIATLAKYVPADKMPLDQLVFANAKDGQQDAAYKSLKSAMHDYPQYTVRDQTDYKEAFKDQIGQLLNMIYGLLALAIIVAILGVVNTLALSVVERTREIGLMRAIGLSRRQLRRMIRMESVVIALFGALLGLGLGMGWGATAQKLLALEGLKVLDIPWPTIIAVFIGSAFVGLFAALVPAFRAGRMNVLNAIATE